A single window of Usitatibacter rugosus DNA harbors:
- the amrB gene encoding AmmeMemoRadiSam system protein B: MSSIRRAAVAGTFYPGDPTDLATEVAAYLAEVPAGDTGPAPKALIAPHAGYLYSGAVAARAYARIAPLRGVVRRVVLAGPAHRVYVRGIAVPGVEAFDSPLGRVPVDSAAIATLRALPFIEVSPRAHAFEHSLEVHLPFLQSVLDDFSIVPLVVGDATREEMARVLEVLWGGDETLVVVSSDLSHYHAYDEARAIDRHTTDRILRLDAGLDPEEACGAAPINGLLEIARRRGLSARLVDLRNSGDTAGSRDRVVGYAAFAFHEAVRD; the protein is encoded by the coding sequence ATGTCCTCGATTCGCCGTGCCGCCGTCGCAGGTACGTTTTACCCCGGTGATCCGACCGACCTCGCCACCGAAGTCGCGGCGTACCTCGCTGAGGTTCCCGCGGGCGACACGGGTCCCGCACCCAAGGCGCTGATCGCCCCGCACGCGGGCTACCTGTATTCGGGAGCCGTCGCCGCGCGCGCCTACGCACGGATCGCGCCGTTGCGAGGCGTGGTGCGGCGCGTGGTCCTCGCGGGGCCTGCGCACCGCGTCTACGTGCGCGGCATCGCGGTGCCGGGTGTCGAGGCCTTCGATTCGCCGCTCGGCCGCGTGCCCGTCGACAGCGCCGCCATCGCGACGCTCCGCGCGTTGCCCTTCATCGAGGTGAGCCCGCGGGCCCACGCCTTCGAGCACTCGCTGGAAGTCCACCTGCCGTTCCTGCAATCGGTGCTCGACGACTTCTCGATCGTGCCGCTGGTGGTGGGCGACGCGACGCGCGAGGAGATGGCGCGCGTGCTGGAGGTCCTCTGGGGCGGCGACGAGACGCTCGTCGTGGTGAGCTCGGACCTCTCGCACTACCACGCGTACGACGAAGCCCGGGCGATCGACCGGCACACGACCGATCGCATCCTGCGGCTGGACGCCGGCCTCGATCCCGAGGAGGCGTGCGGGGCGGCGCCCATCAACGGGCTGCTCGAGATCGCCCGCCGCCGCGGCCTGTCGGCGCGCCTCGTGGACCTGCGCAATTCCGGCGACACGGCGGGCAGCCGCGACCGCGTGGTCGGCTACGCGGCCTTCGCTTTCCACGAGGCGGTCCGTGACTGA
- a CDS encoding transposase: MHVIQRGNDRSPCFRSVEDYRSYLEWLSFYGQAYDCPLHAYVLMTNHVHLLMTAGSHEGPSRLMQALGRRYVRHFNQKHSRTGTLWEGRFKAHPVQSDHHLLCLYRYIETNPVRAGMVGNAAAYRWSSFGRNGLGASDAMLSDHPLYAALAESKDARHAAYRALFQEELDQETLDAIRAAAQCGRPWGSPAFVTALSQSLSLPLARKNGRPKKATDLETKDLFAADQVSAKTLL; this comes from the coding sequence TTGCATGTCATCCAGCGAGGCAACGATCGGTCGCCGTGCTTCCGATCCGTGGAGGACTACCGAAGCTACCTGGAATGGCTCTCCTTCTATGGTCAAGCCTACGACTGCCCCCTCCATGCGTATGTGCTCATGACAAACCACGTTCACCTCCTGATGACAGCTGGCAGTCACGAAGGCCCTTCGCGGCTCATGCAGGCGCTCGGGCGCCGCTATGTTCGTCACTTCAACCAGAAGCACAGCCGCACCGGCACGCTTTGGGAAGGGCGCTTCAAGGCTCACCCCGTGCAGTCGGACCATCACCTCCTCTGCCTTTACCGCTATATCGAAACGAATCCTGTCAGGGCTGGCATGGTCGGCAACGCCGCTGCCTACCGATGGTCGAGCTTCGGGCGAAACGGGCTCGGCGCTTCCGATGCGATGCTCTCGGACCATCCGCTGTATGCGGCGTTGGCCGAGAGCAAGGACGCACGTCACGCCGCGTACCGTGCCTTGTTTCAAGAAGAGCTGGACCAGGAAACGCTCGATGCGATCCGTGCCGCCGCGCAATGTGGCCGGCCGTGGGGTTCGCCTGCATTCGTGACCGCCCTGTCCCAGTCATTGTCTCTTCCACTCGCGCGAAAGAACGGCCGGCCGAAGAAGGCGACCGACTTGGAGACGAAGGATCTTTTCGCCGCGGATCAAGTCTCCGCGAAAACTCTACTCTGA
- a CDS encoding Bug family tripartite tricarboxylate transporter substrate binding protein yields the protein MHAITRARIAIAAAAVALSFPALAVDSLKMMIPANPGGGWDTTGREIAKAMQSSGAVKNVQFDNKGGAAGAIGIAQFVTASKGDPNAAMMGGLVMVGGLITNKSAVQLNQVTPLARLTSEWEVIVVPANGPKTLKELLDKFKANPGSVSWGGGSAGGTDHILAGLIAKAIGADPTKVNYVPFKGGGEAVSAIIGGHVTAGVSGLSEFAQHIKSGKMRALAVSSPKAIEGIPSLKEQGVDVELANWRGIWGAPGITKPQRDELIAAVEKGVKSPAWKESLKKNDWEDFYLSGDAFGKYIDEENKRIADILAALGLGKK from the coding sequence ATGCACGCCATTACTCGCGCCCGCATCGCGATCGCCGCTGCCGCGGTCGCCCTTTCCTTCCCGGCCCTCGCTGTCGATTCCCTGAAGATGATGATTCCCGCCAACCCGGGTGGTGGCTGGGACACGACCGGCCGCGAGATCGCCAAGGCGATGCAGTCCTCCGGGGCCGTGAAGAACGTCCAGTTCGACAATAAAGGTGGCGCCGCGGGCGCCATCGGCATCGCGCAGTTCGTGACCGCCTCGAAGGGCGATCCGAACGCCGCGATGATGGGCGGCCTGGTCATGGTGGGCGGCCTCATCACGAACAAGTCCGCCGTGCAGCTGAACCAGGTGACGCCGCTCGCGCGCCTCACGTCGGAATGGGAAGTGATCGTCGTGCCCGCCAACGGCCCGAAGACCCTGAAAGAGCTGCTCGACAAGTTCAAGGCCAACCCGGGCAGCGTGTCCTGGGGCGGCGGCAGCGCCGGCGGCACCGACCACATCCTCGCGGGCCTCATCGCCAAGGCGATCGGCGCCGATCCCACCAAGGTGAACTACGTCCCGTTCAAGGGCGGCGGGGAAGCCGTCTCCGCCATCATCGGCGGGCACGTCACCGCCGGCGTCTCGGGCCTCTCCGAGTTCGCCCAGCACATCAAGTCCGGCAAGATGCGCGCGCTCGCCGTCTCGTCGCCCAAGGCGATCGAGGGCATCCCGTCGCTCAAGGAGCAGGGCGTGGATGTCGAGCTGGCCAACTGGCGCGGCATCTGGGGTGCCCCCGGCATCACGAAGCCGCAGCGCGACGAGCTGATCGCCGCGGTGGAGAAGGGCGTGAAGTCCCCCGCCTGGAAGGAATCGCTCAAGAAGAACGACTGGGAGGATTTCTATCTTTCCGGCGACGCCTTCGGCAAGTACATCGACGAAGAGAACAAGCGCATCGCCGACATCCTCGCCGCGCTCGGGTTGGGCAAGAAGTAG
- a CDS encoding 4a-hydroxytetrahydrobiopterin dehydratase, which produces MNDLARKKCVPCEGGVAPLTPDQVKPLLKGLPGWALEGGMIAKTFTFKNYFETMAFVNAAAWVSHREDHHPDLVVKWGECKVSYVTHAIDGLSENDFICAAKLDALFET; this is translated from the coding sequence ATGAACGATCTCGCACGCAAGAAGTGCGTTCCCTGCGAGGGCGGTGTGGCTCCCCTCACGCCCGACCAAGTGAAGCCGCTGCTGAAGGGCCTCCCGGGCTGGGCGCTCGAGGGCGGCATGATCGCCAAGACGTTCACCTTCAAGAACTACTTCGAGACCATGGCGTTCGTGAACGCCGCGGCCTGGGTGTCGCATCGCGAAGACCACCATCCCGACCTCGTCGTGAAGTGGGGCGAATGCAAGGTGAGCTACGTCACGCACGCCATCGACGGCCTCTCCGAGAACGACTTCATCTGCGCGGCGAAACTGGACGCCCTGTTCGAGACGTGA
- a CDS encoding tripartite tricarboxylate transporter TctB family protein, translating to MKGPGGQFALSVGILSIGVAILSGAFYLPAGAGYAQVGPGVVPKFVGVGLILLGIALLREVLTGGFRGVDEEAEKHIPMDWVAFAWVSAGIILYGLMVERVGFVFASTVLYVLVARSFGSRRWILNIVVGFALAAFVFAIFNYGLGLTLPAGLLKFVLPA from the coding sequence ATGAAAGGGCCCGGCGGCCAATTCGCACTGTCGGTCGGCATCCTGTCGATCGGCGTGGCGATCCTCTCCGGGGCGTTCTACCTGCCCGCCGGCGCGGGCTACGCGCAAGTGGGTCCCGGCGTCGTGCCGAAGTTCGTCGGCGTCGGGCTCATCCTCCTCGGCATCGCGCTGCTGCGTGAAGTGCTCACCGGCGGCTTCCGCGGCGTGGACGAGGAAGCCGAGAAGCACATCCCGATGGACTGGGTCGCATTTGCGTGGGTTTCCGCGGGGATCATCCTCTACGGCCTGATGGTGGAGCGCGTGGGCTTCGTCTTCGCCTCCACCGTGCTTTATGTCCTGGTCGCACGCAGCTTCGGCAGCCGGCGCTGGATCCTCAACATCGTCGTCGGCTTTGCCCTCGCCGCGTTCGTGTTCGCGATCTTCAACTACGGCCTGGGCCTCACGTTGCCCGCCGGTCTCCTCAAGTTCGTCCTTCCCGCCTAG
- the amrA gene encoding AmmeMemoRadiSam system protein A, with the protein MTEPVDGAVLVDIARESIREHLGLARVTERHEPWLLQPAATFVTLREQGDLRGCIGSLDARRPMGLDVAHNARAAAFSDPRFPPVARDEVDALDVEVSLLSAREPVAVTSEADALSKLRPGIDGVYFEYGAASATFLPQVWESLPDPRVFLAELRRKAGLSARFWHPDVKLSRYTVEKFRDERPGS; encoded by the coding sequence GTGACTGAGCCGGTGGACGGGGCGGTTCTCGTCGACATCGCGCGCGAATCGATCCGCGAGCATCTCGGGCTGGCGCGCGTCACGGAGCGGCACGAGCCCTGGCTGCTGCAGCCGGCCGCAACGTTCGTGACGCTGCGAGAGCAGGGGGACCTGCGCGGCTGCATCGGCTCGCTCGATGCGCGCCGGCCAATGGGGTTGGATGTTGCGCACAACGCGCGTGCGGCGGCGTTCAGCGACCCTCGCTTCCCGCCGGTCGCGCGCGACGAGGTCGATGCACTGGATGTCGAGGTGTCGCTGCTCTCGGCACGCGAGCCCGTGGCCGTGACGAGCGAGGCCGATGCGCTTTCGAAGCTGCGCCCCGGCATCGACGGCGTCTATTTCGAGTACGGCGCGGCGAGCGCGACGTTCCTGCCGCAGGTGTGGGAGTCGTTGCCCGATCCGCGGGTGTTCCTCGCCGAGCTGCGGCGCAAGGCGGGCCTCTCCGCGCGTTTCTGGCACCCGGACGTGAAGCTCTCGCGCTACACCGTCGAGAAGTTCCGCGATGAACGACCGGGCTCCTGA
- a CDS encoding tripartite tricarboxylate transporter permease yields MDIWAQLLQGFAVALTFQNLMFCLIGCLLGTAVGVLPGVGPAVTVALLLPITTKVEASGALIMFAGIYYGAMYGGSTTSILLNTPGESATIVTAMEGNQMAKRGRAGPALATSAIGSFVAGTIATVGLTFLSPLVVELGLKFGPPEYFALMVLAFTTVSAVLGESTLRGLCSLFLGLAIGLIGIDNQTGQARFAFDIPQLLDGVEVVTIAVGLFAVGETIYAASKLGTVDEKLEQMTGSIWMKWDDWKRSFGPWIRGTLIGFPFGTIPAGGAEIPTFLSYAMEKKLCKHPEEFGKGAIEGVAGPEAANNASSTGTMVPLLTLGLPTSATAAILLSAFQQYGLQPGPLLFETNSALVWGLIASFYVGNVMLLVLNLPLVGLWVKLLEIPKPQLYAGILVFATMGVYGMRQSAFDVFLLYAIGLGGFLMRRYGFPAAPVIVGMILGPLAEEQMRRSLSISQGDWSIFVTHGISAVLLGLTVLILLAPWLARFLKKKDAKSS; encoded by the coding sequence GTGGACATCTGGGCACAACTGCTGCAGGGCTTCGCGGTCGCACTCACGTTCCAGAACCTGATGTTCTGCCTGATCGGCTGCCTGCTCGGTACCGCGGTGGGCGTGCTGCCCGGCGTAGGCCCGGCCGTGACGGTGGCGCTGCTGCTGCCCATCACCACCAAGGTCGAAGCGAGCGGCGCGCTGATCATGTTCGCGGGCATCTACTACGGCGCGATGTACGGCGGCTCGACCACGTCGATCCTGCTCAACACGCCGGGCGAGAGCGCCACCATCGTGACGGCGATGGAGGGCAACCAGATGGCCAAGCGCGGCCGCGCCGGCCCGGCGCTCGCCACCTCCGCCATCGGCTCGTTCGTCGCGGGCACCATCGCGACCGTCGGCCTCACGTTCCTCTCGCCGCTGGTGGTCGAGCTGGGACTCAAGTTCGGTCCGCCCGAATACTTCGCGCTGATGGTGCTCGCGTTCACGACAGTCTCCGCGGTGCTCGGGGAGTCGACGCTGCGCGGCCTCTGCAGCCTCTTCCTCGGCCTCGCCATCGGCTTGATCGGCATCGACAACCAGACCGGCCAGGCGCGCTTCGCGTTCGACATCCCGCAGCTGCTCGATGGCGTCGAGGTCGTGACGATCGCGGTAGGCCTCTTCGCGGTGGGCGAGACCATCTACGCCGCCTCGAAGCTGGGCACCGTCGACGAGAAGCTGGAACAGATGACCGGCTCGATCTGGATGAAGTGGGACGACTGGAAGCGCTCCTTCGGCCCGTGGATCCGCGGCACGCTGATCGGCTTCCCGTTCGGCACCATTCCCGCGGGCGGCGCGGAGATCCCGACCTTCCTCTCCTACGCGATGGAGAAGAAGCTTTGCAAGCACCCCGAGGAATTCGGCAAGGGCGCGATCGAGGGCGTGGCCGGACCCGAGGCCGCGAACAACGCTTCGTCGACGGGCACGATGGTGCCGCTGCTCACGCTGGGCCTGCCGACCTCGGCCACGGCCGCGATCCTGCTCTCGGCGTTCCAGCAATACGGCCTGCAGCCGGGCCCGCTGCTGTTCGAGACGAACTCCGCGCTGGTGTGGGGCCTCATCGCGAGCTTCTACGTCGGCAACGTGATGCTGCTGGTGCTGAACCTGCCGCTGGTGGGCCTGTGGGTGAAGCTGCTCGAGATCCCCAAGCCCCAGCTCTACGCCGGCATCCTCGTCTTCGCGACGATGGGCGTGTACGGCATGCGCCAGTCGGCCTTCGACGTCTTCCTGCTCTACGCGATCGGCCTCGGCGGCTTCCTCATGCGCAGGTACGGCTTCCCCGCGGCTCCGGTGATCGTGGGCATGATCCTCGGCCCCCTCGCCGAGGAGCAGATGCGCCGCTCGCTCTCGATCAGCCAGGGCGACTGGAGCATCTTCGTCACGCACGGCATCTCCGCCGTGCTGCTGGGCCTCACCGTGCTGATCCTCCTTGCGCCGTGGTTGGCGCGCTTCCTCAAGAAGAAAGATGCCAAGTCATCCTGA
- the ampE gene encoding regulatory signaling modulator protein AmpE produces the protein MSLLALLIALLAQYAYPIAGRNPLLAFYGRLCVSTAKRLDAGDRNSGILAGIALLAVVLVPLALVSAALAAVHPFVLWILDTVMLYGTLRFLATTRSLAAIESKLRAGETAAAANLLSEWQGVPIEADDASAVARLASEQALRDAHHGTFGPLFWFLVLPGPLGLVLYPLAHRAARSWEQGIEPGSQDFGWFAARTFFVIDWIPQRLTAFAFAVVGNFEDALVCARSQAAQWIRPDEGLVLASGAGALGVRLGDPVPVAGTLVDRPPLGTGDVAREETLASLEGLLWRALVLWLVVFLLAAAIHGVG, from the coding sequence GTGAGCCTCTTAGCCCTCCTGATCGCGCTTCTCGCGCAATATGCCTATCCCATCGCGGGCCGCAATCCCCTGCTCGCGTTCTACGGGCGCCTCTGCGTCTCGACCGCCAAGCGCCTCGACGCGGGCGACCGCAACTCGGGGATCCTCGCGGGCATCGCGCTCCTGGCCGTGGTGCTGGTGCCGCTGGCGCTGGTGAGCGCGGCCCTCGCGGCGGTGCATCCCTTCGTGCTCTGGATCCTCGACACCGTGATGCTCTACGGGACGTTGCGCTTCCTCGCCACGACGCGAAGCCTCGCCGCGATCGAATCGAAGCTTCGCGCGGGCGAGACCGCCGCGGCGGCGAACCTGCTGTCGGAGTGGCAGGGCGTTCCCATCGAGGCCGACGACGCATCGGCGGTCGCCCGCCTGGCTTCGGAGCAGGCCCTGCGCGATGCGCACCACGGCACCTTCGGGCCGCTCTTCTGGTTCCTCGTGCTGCCGGGGCCGCTGGGGCTCGTGCTCTATCCCCTCGCGCATCGCGCGGCCCGGTCCTGGGAGCAGGGTATCGAGCCCGGCAGCCAGGACTTCGGCTGGTTCGCCGCGCGCACGTTCTTCGTGATCGACTGGATCCCGCAGCGCCTCACCGCGTTCGCATTCGCCGTCGTCGGCAACTTCGAGGACGCGCTGGTCTGCGCGCGTTCGCAGGCCGCGCAATGGATCCGCCCGGACGAGGGCCTGGTGCTCGCTTCCGGCGCCGGAGCGCTCGGCGTGCGCCTGGGCGATCCGGTGCCCGTGGCGGGCACGCTCGTCGACCGCCCCCCGCTCGGCACGGGCGACGTGGCCCGCGAAGAGACGCTGGCGAGCCTCGAAGGCCTGCTCTGGCGCGCGCTCGTTCTCTGGCTCGTGGTCTTCCTGCTGGCGGCCGCGATTCACGGCGTCGGATAG
- a CDS encoding M14 family metallopeptidase: MPSHPELRFDRFYRYPDLTEHLKAFAARRPEIFALDSLGKSHEGRDIWLLTATNPKTGAAADKPAFWLDGNIHAGELTASTACFYILKTLEDLYGKREDVTRLLDTRALYIVPRINPDGAEWALADKPKYIRSSTRPYPFDEDPVEGLNVEDVDGDGRILQMRIADPHGAYKAHPDDARLMTPRDPAESGGQYWRIVPEGTVVNYDGIDIRVNRDKEGLDLNRNFPVDWRQEYQQFGAGPYPTSEPEVRAVVDFIVKHPNIGGGISFHTHSGVILRPLSGQSDDEMHAEDLWLYKLFGKKATETTGYPNISIFHDFKYHPKQVITGAFDWLYEHQGAFFWTVEIWAPVKEAGVESYHFIDWYREHPPADDLKLLAWSDKELNGEGYIAWYPFDHPQLGRVELGGWNKLATFRNPPAKYIEREVKRFPEWVIWQALTLPKLETLKATAEPLGADTWRVRFSVQNSGYLPSYVSKRALERKISRGVVYEIELPPGATLVGGKARVEGAQLEGRANKVSLQAFLPDLHVTADRGQVEWTVRAPKGTRVKLVARHERAGRAEGSVELL, from the coding sequence ATGCCAAGTCATCCTGAGCTGCGCTTCGACCGCTTCTACCGCTACCCCGATCTCACCGAGCACCTGAAGGCCTTCGCCGCACGGCGTCCGGAGATCTTCGCGCTGGACAGCCTCGGCAAGAGCCATGAGGGCCGAGACATCTGGCTGCTCACGGCCACGAACCCGAAGACCGGTGCCGCGGCCGACAAGCCGGCGTTCTGGCTCGACGGCAACATCCACGCCGGCGAGCTCACCGCATCCACCGCGTGCTTCTATATCCTCAAGACGCTCGAAGACCTCTACGGCAAGCGCGAGGACGTGACGCGGCTGCTCGATACGCGCGCGCTCTACATCGTGCCGCGCATCAACCCCGACGGCGCCGAATGGGCGCTCGCGGACAAGCCGAAGTACATCCGCTCCTCGACGCGCCCCTATCCCTTCGACGAGGACCCGGTCGAGGGCCTCAACGTCGAGGACGTGGACGGCGACGGGCGCATCCTGCAAATGCGCATCGCCGATCCGCACGGTGCGTACAAGGCGCACCCGGACGACGCGCGCCTGATGACGCCGCGCGATCCCGCGGAATCCGGCGGCCAGTACTGGCGCATCGTGCCCGAGGGCACGGTCGTGAACTACGACGGCATCGACATCCGCGTGAACCGCGACAAGGAAGGCCTCGACCTCAACCGCAACTTCCCGGTCGACTGGCGCCAGGAGTACCAGCAGTTCGGCGCGGGACCGTACCCGACCTCCGAGCCGGAAGTGCGCGCGGTGGTGGACTTCATCGTGAAGCACCCGAACATCGGCGGCGGCATCTCGTTCCACACGCATAGCGGCGTGATCCTGCGCCCCCTCTCGGGGCAGTCCGACGACGAGATGCACGCCGAGGACCTGTGGCTCTACAAGCTCTTCGGCAAGAAGGCGACCGAGACCACGGGCTACCCGAACATCTCGATCTTCCACGACTTCAAGTACCACCCGAAGCAGGTGATCACCGGCGCCTTCGACTGGCTCTACGAGCACCAGGGCGCGTTCTTCTGGACCGTGGAGATCTGGGCGCCGGTGAAGGAGGCGGGTGTCGAGAGCTACCACTTCATCGACTGGTACCGCGAGCATCCGCCCGCGGACGACCTGAAGCTCCTCGCCTGGAGCGACAAGGAGCTGAACGGCGAGGGCTACATCGCCTGGTATCCGTTCGACCATCCGCAGCTCGGTCGCGTGGAGCTGGGTGGCTGGAACAAGCTCGCCACGTTCCGCAATCCGCCGGCCAAGTACATCGAGCGCGAGGTGAAGCGCTTCCCGGAATGGGTGATCTGGCAGGCGCTCACGCTGCCCAAGCTGGAGACGCTGAAGGCCACCGCCGAGCCCCTGGGCGCGGATACGTGGCGGGTGCGCTTCTCGGTGCAGAACAGCGGCTACCTGCCGAGCTACGTCTCCAAGCGGGCGCTCGAGCGCAAGATCAGCCGCGGCGTCGTCTACGAGATCGAGCTTCCGCCCGGCGCCACGCTGGTCGGGGGCAAGGCCCGCGTCGAGGGCGCGCAGCTCGAGGGACGCGCGAACAAGGTCTCGCTGCAGGCCTTCCTGCCCGACCTCCACGTCACCGCGGACCGGGGCCAGGTCGAATGGACCGTGCGTGCGCCCAAGGGCACGCGGGTGAAGCTCGTCGCGCGGCATGAGCGCGCCGGCCGCGCCGAGGGCAGCGTCGAACTCCTCTGA
- the amrS gene encoding AmmeMemoRadiSam system radical SAM enzyme, with amino-acid sequence MNDRAPDPVEGPLHPGRWWRTLDDGRVQCDLCPRECRLHEGQRGACFVRARVGDAMVLTTYGRSSGFCIDPVEKKPLNHFLPGSAILSFGTAGCNLACKFCQNWDISKSRDMDRLMDEASPGAIAQAAVRSGCRSVAFTYNDPVIFAEYAMDVADACHAVGVLAVAVTAGYISPEPRREFYAKMDAANVDLKGFTDEFYVKLTGARLAPVLDTLVYLKHETEVWFEITTLLIPGRNDSPEEIRAMSKWIAREIGFDVPLHFTAFHPDFKMTDLPPTPAATLERSRRIAMEEGLQFVYTGNVHDREGGTTFCPNCSAKLIERDWHRIEGYRLTPDGHCPDCGTAIAGHFEAFERATQFGRRRIPLTIGR; translated from the coding sequence ATGAACGACCGGGCTCCTGATCCCGTCGAGGGCCCACTGCATCCCGGACGCTGGTGGCGCACGCTGGACGACGGCCGCGTGCAGTGCGACCTCTGCCCGCGCGAGTGCCGCCTGCACGAAGGCCAGCGCGGTGCTTGCTTCGTTCGAGCCCGCGTGGGCGATGCGATGGTACTCACGACCTACGGGCGCTCGTCGGGCTTCTGCATCGATCCGGTGGAGAAGAAGCCCCTCAACCATTTCCTGCCCGGCAGCGCGATCCTCTCGTTCGGCACCGCGGGCTGCAACCTCGCGTGCAAGTTCTGCCAGAACTGGGACATCTCGAAGTCGCGCGACATGGATCGCCTCATGGACGAGGCGTCGCCGGGCGCGATTGCGCAGGCGGCCGTGCGCTCGGGCTGCCGCAGCGTGGCCTTCACGTACAACGACCCGGTGATCTTCGCCGAGTACGCGATGGACGTGGCCGATGCGTGCCACGCGGTGGGCGTGCTCGCGGTGGCGGTCACGGCGGGCTACATCAGCCCGGAGCCGCGGCGCGAGTTCTACGCGAAGATGGATGCGGCGAACGTGGACCTGAAGGGTTTCACCGACGAGTTCTACGTGAAGCTCACGGGTGCCCGGCTGGCGCCGGTGCTGGATACCCTCGTCTACCTCAAGCACGAGACCGAGGTGTGGTTCGAGATCACCACGCTGCTGATCCCGGGCCGCAACGACTCCCCCGAGGAGATCCGCGCGATGTCGAAGTGGATCGCGCGCGAGATCGGCTTCGACGTCCCGCTCCACTTCACGGCCTTCCATCCCGACTTCAAGATGACCGACCTGCCGCCCACGCCCGCGGCGACGCTCGAACGCTCGCGGCGCATCGCGATGGAGGAGGGGCTGCAGTTCGTGTACACCGGCAACGTCCACGACCGCGAGGGCGGCACGACGTTTTGCCCGAACTGCTCGGCCAAGCTCATCGAGCGCGACTGGCATCGCATCGAGGGCTACCGGCTCACCCCGGACGGCCACTGCCCGGATTGCGGCACGGCGATCGCCGGGCACTTCGAGGCCTTCGAGCGCGCCACTCAGTTCGGACGGCGCAGGATTCCGCTCACGATCGGAAGGTAA
- the rsgA gene encoding ribosome small subunit-dependent GTPase A, which translates to MTTRREREQQVVVEGRVVADFGREFLVELADKRQLVCTRKGKKQDAACGDFVEVKLTGSAQGSILRVGTRRNLLFRSDEWREKTLAANVDQVVILLAPKPAFSEAFLNLSLVACEAARIPVVIALNKSDLPEHAASLKSLALYSSIGYTVIAMSAKGDISALKPLLEGKLSLLVGQSGMGKSKTVNALVMTDVARVGELSASLGSGTQTTTFSRMYRLDRDTAIIDTPGFQSFGLFHLTEDQIGEAMREFRPFLGTCKFNDCAHRNEPGCAVIAAATAGKIKAERLSFYQVLLEQHRELHENHPDWMDK; encoded by the coding sequence ATGACGACCCGGCGCGAACGGGAGCAGCAGGTCGTCGTCGAGGGCCGCGTGGTCGCGGACTTCGGCCGCGAGTTCCTCGTGGAGCTGGCCGACAAGCGCCAGCTCGTCTGCACGCGCAAGGGCAAGAAGCAGGACGCCGCGTGCGGCGACTTCGTCGAGGTGAAGCTCACCGGATCGGCCCAGGGCTCGATCCTTCGCGTCGGCACCCGCAGGAACCTCCTCTTCCGCTCCGACGAATGGCGCGAGAAGACGCTGGCCGCCAACGTCGATCAAGTCGTGATCCTCCTCGCACCGAAGCCCGCGTTCAGCGAAGCGTTCCTGAACCTGAGCCTGGTCGCGTGCGAGGCCGCGCGCATTCCGGTCGTGATCGCGCTGAACAAATCGGATCTTCCCGAGCATGCGGCATCGCTGAAGAGCCTGGCGCTCTATTCGAGCATCGGCTACACCGTGATCGCCATGTCGGCGAAGGGCGATATCTCCGCGCTGAAGCCGCTGCTCGAGGGCAAGCTCTCGCTGCTGGTCGGCCAGAGCGGCATGGGCAAGTCGAAGACGGTCAACGCGCTGGTGATGACGGACGTGGCGCGCGTCGGCGAGCTCTCGGCCTCGCTGGGCTCCGGCACGCAGACCACGACCTTCTCGCGCATGTACCGGCTCGACCGCGACACCGCCATCATCGACACGCCGGGCTTCCAGTCCTTCGGCCTCTTCCACCTGACCGAGGACCAGATCGGCGAAGCGATGCGCGAATTCCGCCCGTTCCTGGGCACGTGCAAGTTCAACGACTGCGCGCACCGCAACGAGCCCGGCTGCGCGGTCATCGCCGCGGCCACGGCCGGCAAGATCAAGGCCGAGCGGCTGTCGTTCTACCAGGTGCTGCTCGAACAGCACCGCGAGCTGCACGAAAACCATCCCGACTGGATGGACAAGTAG